The sequence below is a genomic window from Armatimonadota bacterium.
GCGATGCCGACCATCCAATACCTGCTGGAAAAAGGAGCCGCCGTCATCCTGTGCAGTCACCTTGGGCGGCCCAAGGGCGGACCAGCGCCCGAGTTCTCGCTGAAGCCGGTGGCCAACCGCCTGTCCGCCTTTCTCTATAAGGAAGTTCGGCTCCTTCCCGATTGCGTCGGGCCGGAAGTCGAAGCCGCTTGCCAGGCGCTCAAGCCCGGCGACGTCGTTCTGCTGGAGAACGTCCGCTTCCACGCCGAGGAAGAGAAGAACGATCCTGCCTTTGCCAAACAGCTCGCCTCGCTCGCCGATTTCTACGTCAACGACGCCTTTGGCACTGCCCACCGGGCTCATGCTTCGACCGCCGGAGTCGCCGACTATCTGCCGAGCGCGGCTGGATTCTTGATCGACAAGGAGATCGAGTACCTCGGCAAAGCCGTTAATGAACCGAAGCGCCCGCTCGTCGCCGTCATGGGCGGCAGTAAGGTCCACGACAAGATCGCCCTCATCGACAACATGCTCCCGAAGGTGGATCGCCTTCTGATCGGCGGTGGCATGGTGTTCACCTTCCTGAAGGCGCAGGGCAAAGAGATCGGCAAGTCCCTTCTGGATGCGGAAAGCGTCGACTACGCTGCGGGTTTGCTGAAAAACAACCCCGACAAGATTCTCCTGCCAACCGACGTTGTGGTGGCCCCCGAGTTCAAGGCGGACTCGCCCGCCACCATCGTGTCTGTCGATGCGATCCCCAGTGATCAGCTTGGACTCGACATTGGCCCGACTTCCTCGGCGGCGTTTGCCGAGGTGATCCACTCGGCGGGAACCGTCATTTGGAATGGACCGATGGGCGTTTTCGAGATGGACGCCTTTGCCAACGGCACCAAGGCGGTGGCCCAAGCGATGGCCGAGTCGAGCGCGTTGACGATCGTCGGGGGCGGCGACAGCGCGGCTGCGGTCGAGAAATTTGGTTTTGCCGATAAGATGAGCCACGTCTCCACCGGTGGTGGGGCGTCGCTTGAGTTCTTAGAAGGAAAACAGCTTCCCGGCATCGCGGCTCTTGGAAAGATGAACGGCTAAGGGTCCAAAAGTCACGGCAAACTGCCGACAGCTGACTGTAAACTGACGGCATGATCACCGCCCTTGCCGCTTTCGTTCTCGGCGACGTCCTCGGCCACAAGCTCGAATACAAAGTCGGCAACGACTCCTTCGTCGGGTACGTTGCCAAAGCCGCGCACTTCAACTCGTCCAAGCCCGTTATCTACGTCGTCCAAGATTGGAACGGTGTCGATGCCCACGAGGAAGAGGTGGTGGAAAAGCTCGCTCACCAGGGCTACACTGCCTTCGCCATCGACATCTACGGCAAAGGCGTCCGACCGCATTCGGTCGAAACCTGCTCTGCCGAGTCGGGCAAGTATTACGAGGACTCGGCCCTCTTCATGAAGCGCATTCAGGATGGCATCAAGGCGTTTCCGACCAAGGGCAAGAAGTTCCTCGTTGGCTACTGCTTCGGCGGTAGCGGAGTGCTTGAGTTTGCTCGTCGCAATCTGGGCGCTTACGGAGTCGTGTCGTTCCACGGTGGACTCGCCAGTCTCAGCCCAAAGCCGGCCAAGAAGATCAACGCCCGTGTGCTCGTGCTCCACGGGGCGGACGATCCCTTCAATGATCCGAAGGATGTCGAGGCTTGCAAGAAGGAGTTCAAGGTCGCCAAATCGTTCAAGTTCGTGTCGTATCCCGGCGTCGTCCACGCCTTCACGGTGAAGGATATGGGCTTCCAAGTCGAAGGTGCGAAGTATGACAAGAACGCCGACGAGAAGAGCTGGATTGAGTTGCTGAAGTTCTTGATGGCGAACGCTTAACACAGGGCAGAGGGCTCGCTTCGCTAGGGCACAGGGCAAGCGAAGCGAGCCCCCGCCCTGGTTCGGTGTATAGTGAAACCATGATCGTTTCACTCGCATTTGTGCTGGGTCAGCAACTCGGCAAAGCCATCGAATACAAGATCGGCGACGAGCCGTTCGAGGGCTACGGAGCCCACGTTCGGGACTCGAAAGCGACCATCTACGTCATCCAGGATTGGGACGGCGTCAATGAGCACGAAATCAACGTTGTGGAGAAGCTGGCGGCAGCAGGTTACTCGGCCTTTGCCATCGACATTTATGGCAAGGACCACCGGCCGACCAGCGCCCAAGCCAACGGCGCGGAAGCCCGCAAATATTATTCCGATCCAAAGCTTTACATGGACCGAATCCTAGAAGGCGAAAAGGTCTTCAAGCCGGAAGGGAAGAAATTCTTCATCGGGTACTGCTTTGGCGGCAGCGGTGTGCTTGAGTTTGCCCGGCGAAACCTCGGTGCCGATGGCATCGTTGCCTTCCATGGCGGCCTGAAGCCGCTCGACCCGAGCGAGAAGGAAACGAAGATCGACTCCGATGTCCTGGTTCTCAACGGTGCGGACGACCCAGGCTCTCCTCCCGCCGTTCGCGATGCGCTGGCCGAGGAGTTCAAGGTCGCCAAGTCATTCCAGCAAATCAACTATGAGGGCGCGGTTCACGCATTCACGGTCAAAGCCGCCGGTCCGCGCTACAACGAGAAAGCCGACAAGGCCAGTTGGGGCGAGTTGATGGGCTTCCTTAAGAAGTATGTGAAGTAGTCGGCAGTCGACAGAAGGTTCTGCCGACTGCTAACTGGAAGCTGTGGACTCGCCGTTAGCTCATCCAGTGGACTTCGTGGTCGCCGTTCAGAATCTGAACCAGGTTCACTTGGCCGTCGTGGTAGCTCATGTGCAGAGCCGACCAGCTACAAAGGTGAGCCTTCGTGACTTCCATGCCCCATGGAGCCGTGATCTTGGTCATCCAGTCGTCCGTCGAAACGCCTTCGATGGCCGAGCAGACGTCAGCGACGCTGGCGTCCAGCTTAGCTTTGGCGATGTCCTTCGAGCTGATCGACGCGGCGAACGCATCTCGCTCTTCCGGCGTAGGGAAGCCTTTCGATTCGCCGCGCAGAAGCGAAGCGACGAGGTGGTTGAAGCCGATGACCTCTGCGGTCATGGCCAGGACCGATCGCGACTTTCCTTCCTGCGTACAGGTGCAGATGTCGTCGGTGCTGGCTTCGATGTCGCGCCCGTAAAGGTAGCCGCACTCCTGGACGATGCCAGTCAAAACGGAGGCAACAGCGTTGTTGGTAGTAGTTTCCATAGTTTTTTCTCCAAGACGCACCCAATGCAAACAGTGCGTAATGCCGGAAAGTTCACCAGGGTAGGGCACCTCAAGTCAAGGGGCGCGCATTAAGGATCAGACCAAAGTTCCGAAACCGGCGCTACATCCGCTCGGGCGCGCTCACGCCCAATAGCTGGAGCGTGGTTTGCAACGCCTTTCGCGTGGCTCGGCAGAGGTCCAGTCGCGCATTGGTAAGGTCTGGTTGATCCTCCTGAATCACCCGGCAACCATCGTAGAAATGGTGGAACGAGCGCGCCAGTTCGATCGCATAAGTCGCCAAGCGGTGGACTCCGTAGTCTTCGCTGGCGCGTCTGACCTCGTCCGGCAGATCGACAATCTTTTTGATCAACGCCTTCTCACGATCGTGGGTCAAGAGTCCGCTGTTAGACTGCTGACCGCCAACTGCCGTTTGCTGACTCTTGGCGAGAATCGAACAGATTCGCGCGTGGGCGTACTGTACGTAGAACACCGGGTTCTCGTCGCTCTGTTTTTCGGCGAGGTCGAGGTCGAAGTCGAAGGTCGTATCGTGGCTTCGCATCAGGTAGAAGAATCGTGCCACGTCTTTGCCCGCCGATAGTTGGTCGGACTCTGAGCCCTCTGGCTTCAGCTTGACGCCAATCTCGCGCATCAGGTCGATGAGTGCGTAGATATTTCCGTCGCGTTTGCGCATTGGCGCCGGCTTGCCATCCTTCAAGAATCGAACGAGTTGGTAGATTTGAATCTCAAGCTTTGCCCTCGCTTGGGCAAGTGCCTTTTCGCAGGCCTCTTTTTCGCTGGAGTCGCGATAGAGTTTGGCTTGAACCGGGTCTTCTAGCGGTTCACCAACGATCGGCTTTTCCATCATCATGGCCGCCACGACGGCGGTGAGTCGCCCGATGTAGCCGTGGTGGTCGGGGCCAAGGATGGTGATGAGCTTGTCGGCACCGGCTGGGCGATTGAACTTGTCCTTGTGGTACGCAACGTCGCTTGCGATGTAAGTAAGGCGGCCGTCGCGACGGCGCACGACGCGGTCCATGTCATCGCCGAGCTTGGTCGAGCGGAGCCAGAGGGTCTCCCCACTGTTCCCCTCCTCACCCGGAGAGGCATCTGGGTTGGGTGCCTCTAATGGGTCAGGGTCGGCAATCGAGCCCTCCATCGACGGCGCGGCAAGCGGCATGATGGTCGGTACCAGGTCGTCGAGGTTGGGTTCTTCGCCGTGCTCGTCTTCGTTCTCCATCGCGGCGGTTTGCGACTCGAACAAGACGTCTTCGATCTTGAATCCCTTCGCCAGCTTCAATTTGGCTCGGGTCGGCAAGTAGTCAGCAATGCCTTTCTCGATCATGCCCGCGATTTCGGTCTCGACGTGGCCGTTATCGTGAAGCGATTGCTCCGAATACCAGGTGTCGTACTCTACGCCAAAGGCCGACAAAGCCTCTCGCTGGGCATCGAGCATCAGGTCTTGCGTCTGCTGTTGGTACCAGGTGATCTCGCGGCCCTTCTCAGAGACCTTCGCAGCCACGTCGTAAACGTAGTCGCCTTTGTAGCCGTTGTCGGGTACGGGGCGACCTTCGACAATAGCCTTCACCGACTCGGCAAATAGCGCCATTTGCGTGCTGCTCACGCCGTCGTTGATGTAGTACTCGCGGTGGATGGTGTGCCCCACCGCCTCCAAAACGTTGCACAGTGTAGAACCGTAAGCGGCACCTCGTCCCGAGCCGATGGTGATCGGCCCGTTCGGGTTGACCGAAACGAATTCGACGTTGATCTTGAGCGGGTTGGGCGTCCGCGAAGCTGATTCAAGCTTGAAACCATCCTGCAAGACCGTCGGTACGTAGCCAGCCACAAAGGAAGGCTCCAAACGTAGGTTAATGAACCCCGG
It includes:
- a CDS encoding dienelactone hydrolase family protein translates to MITALAAFVLGDVLGHKLEYKVGNDSFVGYVAKAAHFNSSKPVIYVVQDWNGVDAHEEEVVEKLAHQGYTAFAIDIYGKGVRPHSVETCSAESGKYYEDSALFMKRIQDGIKAFPTKGKKFLVGYCFGGSGVLEFARRNLGAYGVVSFHGGLASLSPKPAKKINARVLVLHGADDPFNDPKDVEACKKEFKVAKSFKFVSYPGVVHAFTVKDMGFQVEGAKYDKNADEKSWIELLKFLMANA
- the pgk gene encoding phosphoglycerate kinase, whose protein sequence is MTAPSIRDFDFAGKKVLVRCDFNVPLENGQITDDRRISEAMPTIQYLLEKGAAVILCSHLGRPKGGPAPEFSLKPVANRLSAFLYKEVRLLPDCVGPEVEAACQALKPGDVVLLENVRFHAEEEKNDPAFAKQLASLADFYVNDAFGTAHRAHASTAGVADYLPSAAGFLIDKEIEYLGKAVNEPKRPLVAVMGGSKVHDKIALIDNMLPKVDRLLIGGGMVFTFLKAQGKEIGKSLLDAESVDYAAGLLKNNPDKILLPTDVVVAPEFKADSPATIVSVDAIPSDQLGLDIGPTSSAAFAEVIHSAGTVIWNGPMGVFEMDAFANGTKAVAQAMAESSALTIVGGGDSAAAVEKFGFADKMSHVSTGGGASLEFLEGKQLPGIAALGKMNG